From the Esox lucius isolate fEsoLuc1 chromosome 21, fEsoLuc1.pri, whole genome shotgun sequence genome, one window contains:
- the LOC105019352 gene encoding uncharacterized protein LOC105019352 isoform X2 codes for MGECISVRVLLMFLALISYLTALTFNILALFGPWTGAFMQTTQYVLYKSTTHLTPDRWVLFLLDVLHVWLIGMFIYLIHNIRRRDAYTWMYTTPAVLPYGFYLSWIVNSILNMSWLFMYDKEKMVPTLLITALQAVSNCVIIMFSCYGLVVYGAWLHKYHNADLWLIRILVQNGVAIYATWWAVATFLHLTVVLDHQTPIPKTDAAIMVLVLLQLGLIGWFILENWYLDKHVRYILTVYPVVILVLAASVANPATPGTHIDIMSAVILAITSVIFIVRIVMVLWKHKKKPFYGEEELMSPVDIARTQKLILM; via the exons ATGGGAGAGTGCATTTCTGTCCGTGTTCTACTGATGTTTTTGGCTCTAATCAGCTATCTAACTGCACTGACATTCAACATATTGGCTCTGTTTGGACCATGGACTG GGGCTTTTATGCAAACCACACAGTATGTGCTGTACAAGTCGACAACTCACCTAACCCCTGATAGATGGGTGCTCTTTCTATTGGATGTCCTCCATGTCTGGTTGATTGGCATGTTCATCTACCTGATACACAATATCCGTAGAAG GGACGCCTATACATGGATGTACACCACACCAGCTGTCCTGCCATATGGATTCTATTTGTCCTGGATTGTAAATAGCATTTTGAATATGTCATGGTTATTTATGTACGACAAAGA AAAGATGGTGCCAACACTCCTGATAACGGCGTTACAGGCCGTCTCAAACTGTGTAATTATAATGTTCTCCTGCTACGGACTGGTTGTCTATGGAGCATGGCTTCACAAATATCACAACGCAGATCTCTGGCTCATTCGAATACTG GTGCAAAATGGAGTGGCTATATATGCAACATGGTGGGCTGTGGCTACCTTTTTACACTTGACTGTCGTTTTGGACCATCAAACCCCAATACCCAAGACAGATGCTGCAATAATGGTACTAGTTCTGCTCCAGCTGGGACTCATTGGATG GTTTATCTTAGAGAACTGGTACCTGGATAAGCATGTGCGCTACATCCTCACAGTTTACCCTGTGGTGATCCTGGTGTTGGCTGCCAGTGTGGCTAATCCAGCAACCCCCGGTACCCACATAGATATCATGTCTG CTGTCATCTTGGCTATAACCAGTGTAATATTTATTGTACGTATCGTCATGGTGTTATGGAAGCACAAGAAGAAGCCGTTCTACGGAGAAGAGGAGCTCATGTCACCTGTGGACATAGCTAGGACCCAGAAGCTCATTTTAATGTGA
- the LOC105019352 gene encoding uncharacterized protein LOC105019352 isoform X1 has product MGECISVRVLLMFLALISYLTALTFNILALFGPWTGAFMQTTQYVLYKSTTHLTPDRWVLFLLDVLHVWLIGMFIYLIHNIRRRDAYTWMYTTPAVLPYGFYLSWIVNSILNMSWLFMYDKDFCVCHRKMVPTLLITALQAVSNCVIIMFSCYGLVVYGAWLHKYHNADLWLIRILVQNGVAIYATWWAVATFLHLTVVLDHQTPIPKTDAAIMVLVLLQLGLIGWFILENWYLDKHVRYILTVYPVVILVLAASVANPATPGTHIDIMSAVILAITSVIFIVRIVMVLWKHKKKPFYGEEELMSPVDIARTQKLILM; this is encoded by the exons ATGGGAGAGTGCATTTCTGTCCGTGTTCTACTGATGTTTTTGGCTCTAATCAGCTATCTAACTGCACTGACATTCAACATATTGGCTCTGTTTGGACCATGGACTG GGGCTTTTATGCAAACCACACAGTATGTGCTGTACAAGTCGACAACTCACCTAACCCCTGATAGATGGGTGCTCTTTCTATTGGATGTCCTCCATGTCTGGTTGATTGGCATGTTCATCTACCTGATACACAATATCCGTAGAAG GGACGCCTATACATGGATGTACACCACACCAGCTGTCCTGCCATATGGATTCTATTTGTCCTGGATTGTAAATAGCATTTTGAATATGTCATGGTTATTTATGTACGACAAAGA tttctgtgtctgtcataGAAAGATGGTGCCAACACTCCTGATAACGGCGTTACAGGCCGTCTCAAACTGTGTAATTATAATGTTCTCCTGCTACGGACTGGTTGTCTATGGAGCATGGCTTCACAAATATCACAACGCAGATCTCTGGCTCATTCGAATACTG GTGCAAAATGGAGTGGCTATATATGCAACATGGTGGGCTGTGGCTACCTTTTTACACTTGACTGTCGTTTTGGACCATCAAACCCCAATACCCAAGACAGATGCTGCAATAATGGTACTAGTTCTGCTCCAGCTGGGACTCATTGGATG GTTTATCTTAGAGAACTGGTACCTGGATAAGCATGTGCGCTACATCCTCACAGTTTACCCTGTGGTGATCCTGGTGTTGGCTGCCAGTGTGGCTAATCCAGCAACCCCCGGTACCCACATAGATATCATGTCTG CTGTCATCTTGGCTATAACCAGTGTAATATTTATTGTACGTATCGTCATGGTGTTATGGAAGCACAAGAAGAAGCCGTTCTACGGAGAAGAGGAGCTCATGTCACCTGTGGACATAGCTAGGACCCAGAAGCTCATTTTAATGTGA